From the Thermovirga lienii DSM 17291 genome, one window contains:
- a CDS encoding metal dependent phosphohydrolase (PFAM: KH domain; HD domain; Domain of unknown function (DUF3552)~TIGRFAM: conserved hypothetical protein YmdA/YtgF; uncharacterized domain HDIG~COGs: COG1418 HD superfamily hydrolase~InterProIPR018111: IPR006674: IPR004088: IPR017705: IPR 006675: IPR004087: IPR003607~KEGG: tai:Taci_1262 RNA binding metal dependent phosphohydrolase~PFAM: metal-dependent phosphohydrolase HD sub domain; K Homology, type 1, subgroup~SMART: metal-dependent phosphohydrolase HD region; KH domain protein~SPTR: RNA binding metal dependent phosphohydrolase;~TIGRFAM: YmdA/YtgF protein; metal dependent phophohydrolase) — MLPFVLVAGAVVGVAAGFFAYRILITKKIRTAEEERERILKEAQQEAERQKREILTEAKEEIIRLRQETEKEIRERRIELQRAERKIEQKEENLEKRLDILQRREDEIRQKQEELRKKSEEIDVLHKEQLKKLEEIVGMTREEAKDLLLKEAEEEAAYFIGAKIKELEEKAKREAEKRAREIVVSAIQRCAVDQTSEMAVSVVNLPSDEMKGRIIGREGRNIRAFETYTGVDLIVDDTPEAVALSSFDPVRREVARLSLERLVTDGRIHPARIEEVVAKAQKDVEETILEAGEEALLDVGIKSIHPELVKLLGQLKFRTSYGQNVLSHSLEVAHLAGMMAAELNLDETLAKRAGLLHDIGKAVDHKMEGPHALIGRDLAKRYGEPPEVVSAIASHHEDEEMTSVYDVLVAAADAVSASRPGARRESLESYIRRLEKLESLAKSFKGVSKAYAIQAGREVRVMVSPNVADDEAIHKIAFDIARKIEEEMKYPGQIKVVVVRETRSVEYAK, encoded by the coding sequence ATGCTACCATTTGTGCTCGTAGCGGGCGCTGTCGTAGGCGTTGCTGCCGGCTTTTTTGCTTACAGGATTCTCATAACGAAAAAAATAAGAACTGCGGAAGAAGAGCGAGAGAGAATCCTTAAAGAGGCCCAGCAGGAAGCCGAAAGGCAGAAAAGAGAGATATTAACGGAAGCTAAGGAAGAAATAATAAGGTTGCGCCAAGAAACTGAGAAGGAGATTAGGGAAAGGCGAATAGAGCTGCAAAGAGCGGAGAGGAAAATAGAACAGAAAGAGGAAAATTTAGAGAAGAGGCTGGACATTCTTCAGAGGCGCGAGGACGAAATAAGGCAGAAACAAGAAGAACTTAGAAAGAAGAGCGAAGAAATTGATGTCTTGCATAAGGAACAACTGAAGAAATTGGAAGAGATAGTAGGTATGACGAGGGAAGAGGCCAAGGATCTATTGCTGAAAGAGGCCGAAGAGGAAGCAGCATATTTTATCGGAGCAAAAATTAAAGAGTTGGAAGAAAAGGCTAAAAGAGAAGCTGAAAAGCGAGCAAGAGAGATAGTTGTTAGCGCGATACAGAGGTGTGCAGTAGATCAAACCTCGGAGATGGCGGTCAGCGTGGTAAATTTGCCATCTGACGAGATGAAAGGAAGGATAATAGGTCGTGAAGGCAGAAACATAAGAGCCTTCGAGACTTACACGGGGGTAGACTTGATTGTAGATGATACCCCTGAGGCGGTTGCTCTGAGCAGCTTTGACCCGGTAAGGAGAGAGGTCGCGAGGTTATCCTTGGAGAGGTTGGTCACGGATGGTCGCATTCATCCTGCCAGGATAGAAGAGGTCGTAGCGAAAGCTCAAAAAGATGTAGAAGAGACGATACTTGAGGCGGGAGAGGAAGCTTTACTGGACGTGGGGATAAAATCCATCCATCCTGAGTTGGTTAAGCTACTGGGACAACTTAAGTTCAGGACGAGCTACGGACAAAATGTTCTCTCTCATAGCTTGGAGGTCGCACACCTAGCTGGAATGATGGCGGCAGAGCTCAATCTGGACGAAACTCTGGCTAAGCGTGCTGGCTTGCTGCACGACATAGGCAAGGCTGTGGATCACAAAATGGAAGGTCCCCATGCACTGATTGGAAGGGATTTAGCCAAGCGCTATGGGGAACCTCCCGAAGTCGTCAGCGCTATAGCTTCTCACCATGAAGATGAGGAAATGACTTCTGTCTACGATGTCTTAGTGGCTGCTGCTGATGCTGTAAGTGCCTCAAGGCCTGGTGCTAGAAGGGAAAGCCTGGAGTCGTATATCAGAAGGCTTGAGAAACTTGAATCTCTGGCAAAATCCTTCAAGGGAGTAAGCAAGGCATATGCAATTCAGGCTGGAAGGGAAGTTAGGGTCATGGTCTCTCCTAACGTTGCTGACGACGAGGCCATACATAAAATAGCCTTTGATATAGCCAGAAAAATAGAAGAAGAGATGAAATATCCAGGCCAGATAAAAGTTGTCGTGGTAAGAGAGACCAGGTCCGTTGAGTACGCAAAATAG
- a CDS encoding regulatory protein RecX (PFAM: RecX family~COGs: COG2137 conserved hypothetical protein~InterPro IPR003783~KEGG: aco:Amico_1406 regulatory protein RecX~PFAM: regulatory protein RecX~SPTR: Regulatory protein RecX) yields MNEEERKAKEFAMRLLSKRAYTRKGVIDKLRRKNFKEEVSTRVVEILEEYGLIDDKFYAVCFAETHQEWGLRRILLELRRRGISQRDMEEVKERFGEEEFEKCLRLASEWNGLLSKEQMTARLLRRGFAPSTIRKVLDATCEDLV; encoded by the coding sequence ATGAACGAAGAAGAGAGAAAAGCCAAAGAGTTTGCAATGAGGCTGTTAAGTAAAAGGGCATACACCCGAAAGGGAGTGATAGATAAGCTCAGAAGGAAAAACTTTAAAGAAGAAGTTTCGACAAGGGTAGTAGAAATTCTGGAAGAATATGGTTTAATAGATGATAAATTTTATGCTGTGTGTTTTGCTGAAACCCACCAGGAGTGGGGTCTGAGAAGGATTTTGCTGGAGCTTCGTAGAAGGGGAATATCGCAAAGAGATATGGAAGAGGTGAAAGAGCGGTTTGGCGAGGAGGAGTTTGAAAAATGTCTCAGGTTGGCTTCTGAATGGAACGGTCTCCTGAGCAAGGAACAAATGACAGCTAGGCTGCTAAGAAGGGGGTTTGCCCCTTCAACAATAAGGAAGGTCTTAGACGCAACTTGTGAAGATTTAGTTTAA
- a CDS encoding ATP-dependent DNA helicase RecG (PFAM: Helicase conserved C-terminal domain; DEAD/DEAH box helicase; OB-fold nucleic acid binding domain~TIGRFAM: ATP-dependent DNA helicase RecG~COGs: COG1200 RecG-like helicase~InterProIPR004365: IPR011545: IPR001650: IPR014021: IPR 004609: IPR014001~KEGG: aco:Amico_1407 ATP-dependent DNA helicase RecG~PFAM: DEAD/DEAH box helicase domain protein; nucleic acid binding OB-fold tRNA/helicase-type; helicase domain protein~SMART: DEAD-like helicase ; helicase domain protein~SPTR: ATP-dependent DNA helicase RecG;~TIGRFAM: ATP-dependent DNA helicase RecG) codes for MEKLRKIDLSSPIQYLKGVGPVRARKFRKLGVETVEDLLWFMPRRYEDRSKLSNLSSLEPGETKAFLARVVSIEERKAKRRNLTISTALLTDGSSFVQAVWFNRPGLKSVLEPGTKVAVYGKIEIREGIKQVNNGEFEVLDEDSSPENVGMIVPVYPGTQGLVQKWIRKIVKEALRLIEEEVEDPLPIDILTKYDYPDFFRAIKEMHFPSSRESWLAARNRLAFQELFLLQLGLAVRRRSYVEDNKGHKFNVNGPLVDAFIHKVLPFKLTDAQKRVFSEIRDDVSKEIPMNRLLQGDVGSGKTVIAILFMLCAIDSGYQAAFMAPTEVLAKQHFEKIHKWLTPLGVKVSLLTGSVPSAEKRIIYEEVSNGLVNIVVGTHALIQDNLAFRNLGAVVIDEQHRFGVLQRGILADKGEHPHVLVMTATPIPRTLTLSVYGDLSVSVIDEMPPGRKDIITKSVKKEQESELLSFLKEEIKAGGQVYWICPMIDENEELSIASAESRFSHLREIFKEETVALLHGKKPYREKEQIMRDFEKGHIDVLVSTTVIEVGIDVPNATVMVIEDPWRFGLSQLHQLRGRVGRGNKQGYCFLLGRPDDYDGKRKIAAMCSTNDGFKIAEADLAIRGPGEVCGTRQHGVTDFRVANLLRDRKILNLARKEAFSLIEKDPKLEGYPKLKELLLRQLGDKLDLVITA; via the coding sequence TTGGAAAAGTTGAGAAAAATTGATCTTAGTTCTCCTATTCAGTACCTTAAGGGAGTAGGTCCAGTAAGGGCAAGAAAGTTTAGAAAGCTTGGGGTTGAAACTGTAGAAGATTTGCTGTGGTTTATGCCGAGAAGGTATGAGGATAGGAGCAAGTTATCGAATTTGTCCTCCCTGGAACCAGGAGAGACAAAGGCCTTTTTGGCCCGTGTTGTAAGCATAGAAGAGAGGAAAGCCAAGAGAAGGAATCTTACTATCAGCACTGCTTTGCTCACTGATGGTTCATCATTTGTCCAGGCAGTTTGGTTCAATCGCCCAGGGTTGAAGAGTGTCTTAGAGCCTGGCACTAAAGTGGCTGTTTATGGAAAAATCGAAATAAGGGAAGGAATAAAACAGGTCAATAACGGTGAATTTGAGGTGTTGGACGAGGATTCATCTCCCGAGAACGTGGGAATGATCGTGCCTGTATATCCCGGAACTCAGGGATTGGTTCAAAAGTGGATTAGGAAAATAGTGAAGGAAGCTTTGCGTTTGATAGAGGAAGAAGTGGAAGACCCTTTGCCCATAGACATCTTGACTAAATACGATTATCCCGACTTTTTCCGAGCTATTAAGGAAATGCACTTCCCAAGCTCCAGGGAGAGTTGGTTGGCTGCCCGTAACAGGTTGGCCTTCCAGGAGCTTTTCTTGTTGCAACTGGGACTTGCTGTGAGGAGAAGGTCTTACGTTGAGGACAATAAGGGACATAAATTCAACGTAAACGGTCCTTTGGTGGATGCGTTCATTCACAAAGTGCTACCCTTTAAGTTAACGGATGCCCAAAAAAGAGTGTTTTCAGAGATAAGGGATGATGTGTCGAAAGAAATACCAATGAACAGGCTTTTGCAGGGAGACGTAGGATCTGGTAAAACGGTTATTGCGATACTTTTCATGCTCTGTGCTATAGACAGCGGATATCAGGCTGCTTTTATGGCCCCTACCGAGGTTCTTGCCAAGCAGCATTTCGAAAAGATTCATAAATGGTTGACCCCCTTGGGAGTAAAGGTTTCTTTGTTGACAGGTTCTGTGCCTTCCGCAGAGAAAAGGATAATTTACGAGGAAGTTTCTAATGGATTGGTGAACATCGTCGTAGGTACCCATGCCCTAATACAGGACAATTTGGCTTTCAGGAATCTAGGTGCTGTTGTCATAGATGAACAGCATAGGTTTGGGGTATTGCAAAGGGGCATCTTGGCTGATAAGGGGGAACATCCCCATGTTCTGGTTATGACTGCGACTCCTATTCCAAGGACTTTGACGCTTTCGGTTTATGGTGATTTGTCCGTGTCTGTCATAGATGAAATGCCGCCTGGCAGGAAAGATATAATAACTAAAAGCGTGAAAAAGGAGCAGGAGTCAGAACTCTTAAGTTTTTTGAAAGAAGAGATAAAAGCAGGTGGGCAGGTCTACTGGATATGCCCTATGATAGATGAAAATGAGGAGTTGAGCATAGCGTCAGCAGAGAGTCGGTTTTCTCATTTGAGGGAGATATTTAAGGAAGAGACCGTTGCCCTTCTCCATGGAAAGAAACCCTATAGGGAGAAAGAACAGATAATGAGAGATTTCGAAAAGGGGCATATTGATGTTTTGGTGTCCACAACTGTTATAGAGGTGGGAATTGATGTGCCCAATGCGACTGTCATGGTGATTGAAGATCCGTGGAGGTTTGGACTATCGCAATTGCACCAGTTGAGGGGTAGGGTCGGCAGAGGCAATAAGCAGGGATATTGTTTCCTTTTGGGCCGGCCGGACGATTATGATGGAAAAAGGAAGATTGCAGCAATGTGTTCCACTAACGATGGCTTCAAGATCGCTGAGGCGGACCTTGCCATAAGGGGGCCAGGTGAAGTGTGTGGAACAAGACAGCATGGAGTAACAGATTTTAGGGTTGCCAACTTGCTTCGTGACAGGAAAATACTTAACTTGGCCAGAAAAGAAGCTTTCTCTTTGATAGAAAAGGATCCCAAGCTGGAGGGATACCCCAAACTGAAAGAATTATTATTGAGACAGCTGGGAGATAAATTGGATTTGGTGATAACGGCATGA
- a CDS encoding DivIVA domain protein (PFAM: DivIVA protein~TIGRFAM: DivIVA domain~InterPro IPR007793: IPR019933~KEGG: tai:Taci_1264 DivIVA family protein~PFAM: DivIVA family protein~SPTR: DivIVA family protein;~TIGRFAM: DivIVA domain), with translation MGTIMTVLDIENISFSRSLRGYNPEEVEDFIEKVIATVQDYAEKVKVLETTVARMEDQLREYNELKKSLQDALILAQKSAEERVSNAESKAEVIIAEAEAEAHKIVMDAREKAEAYRRDIERLKQVRYQFIAEFKGLISKYGSLLNSLEATNIEKEEVLSEEA, from the coding sequence ATGGGAACTATTATGACGGTGCTGGACATCGAGAACATTTCTTTCAGCAGGTCATTGCGGGGATACAACCCGGAAGAGGTGGAGGATTTCATCGAAAAGGTTATAGCTACTGTTCAGGACTACGCTGAAAAGGTTAAGGTCCTTGAAACAACGGTTGCAAGGATGGAAGATCAGTTGAGGGAGTACAACGAGTTAAAGAAATCTCTGCAGGACGCCCTCATCCTTGCGCAGAAAAGTGCCGAGGAGCGGGTGAGCAATGCAGAGAGCAAGGCAGAGGTTATAATAGCCGAAGCGGAGGCCGAGGCCCATAAGATCGTCATGGATGCCAGAGAGAAAGCTGAAGCATACAGGAGAGATATTGAACGTCTAAAGCAGGTAAGGTACCAGTTCATAGCAGAATTCAAGGGCTTGATATCAAAATATGGATCGTTGCTCAATTCTTTGGAGGCGACGAACATCGAGAAGGAAGAAGTTTTATCTGAGGAGGCATAA
- a CDS encoding alanine racemase domain protein (PFAM: Alanine racemase, N-terminal domain~TIGRFAM: pyridoxal phosphate enzyme, YggS family~COGs: COG0325 enzyme with a TIM-barrel fold~InterPro IPR001608: IPR011078~KEGG: aco:Amico_1410 alanine racemase domain protein~PFAM: alanine racemase domain protein~SPTR: Pyridoxal phosphate enzyme, YggS family), with product MVIEVISMNVAKIKERIADAAIKAGRKPEEIKIVAATKTRTLEEMIAVAKSGVYAIGENRVQEAMAKKNSWPEDVRIPWHFIGTLQRNKARKAIDIFDCIQSVNSSTLADTLQRIAKEKNKKLECMVEVNISGEESKQGVDPGDVEALVEHVLNDCDCLKLIGLMGMAPLTEKEFEIRRSFALLRELCSKLEESLQIRLPELSMGMSDDFEYAIMEGSTMVRIGTALFGPRR from the coding sequence ATGGTGATAGAGGTTATATCGATGAATGTAGCGAAGATAAAAGAGAGGATAGCGGATGCTGCCATCAAGGCCGGCAGAAAGCCTGAGGAAATCAAAATAGTAGCAGCCACGAAGACGAGGACATTGGAGGAAATGATCGCGGTTGCAAAAAGCGGAGTTTACGCCATAGGTGAGAATAGGGTTCAAGAAGCCATGGCGAAAAAGAATAGCTGGCCCGAAGATGTCCGTATACCGTGGCATTTCATTGGTACCCTTCAAAGGAACAAGGCCAGAAAGGCCATAGACATATTTGACTGTATTCAGAGTGTGAACAGCTCTACCTTGGCTGATACGCTCCAGCGCATAGCCAAGGAAAAAAATAAGAAGCTGGAGTGCATGGTTGAAGTGAACATATCAGGCGAGGAAAGCAAACAGGGAGTAGATCCAGGGGACGTTGAGGCGTTGGTGGAACATGTATTGAACGACTGTGATTGCCTTAAACTCATAGGATTGATGGGCATGGCCCCTTTAACTGAGAAAGAGTTCGAGATCAGAAGATCTTTTGCGCTTCTTAGGGAGCTTTGTTCTAAGCTTGAAGAGTCATTACAAATAAGGTTGCCGGAGCTTTCAATGGGAATGAGTGATGATTTCGAATATGCGATAATGGAAGGTAGCACCATGGTTAGAATAGGCACGGCTCTTTTTGGTCCAAGAAGGTGA
- a CDS encoding hypothetical protein (KEGG: aco:Amico_1411 hypothetical protein~SPTR: Putative uncharacterized protein), with protein sequence MRRNRRKNKHKATDKIFLKLLYVICFAGIVAGAVYVYIKWYERYSAARPALALAEGSFYIDETPLKAVLLWNEKVIYSPNVGRVFYPKGVGPFFVGENETLAFIELDSGSKVQIKAKEPGYFVAGTDGYEDKWNYINLWNHPGISVEKKLKLMRDGAVVSKGTPIGKLIPQPQRLRAIVYLGHFPLLNELIKGRKMSIKMNKDSFMFDADIEAISQTGSLSKVYVTLPFFPLEYIYSRGTSLILCMGERRGVVVPESSVLMQDGKLWVYKVEGDEVIRHEIEGLPVGKGKFMVTNGLKPGEVVVKNASKAREGVIRLW encoded by the coding sequence ATGAGAAGGAATAGAAGGAAGAACAAACATAAAGCCACTGACAAGATATTCTTGAAATTGCTTTACGTCATATGCTTTGCAGGCATAGTGGCGGGGGCCGTTTACGTATATATCAAGTGGTATGAGCGCTATTCTGCTGCAAGGCCTGCTTTGGCACTGGCGGAAGGATCTTTTTATATCGACGAGACACCTTTAAAGGCCGTGCTGTTGTGGAATGAAAAGGTTATTTACTCCCCAAACGTAGGTAGGGTCTTTTATCCTAAGGGAGTGGGACCGTTCTTCGTTGGAGAGAACGAGACCTTAGCATTTATAGAGTTGGATTCTGGCAGTAAGGTGCAAATTAAGGCCAAAGAACCAGGCTACTTTGTTGCAGGAACAGATGGATATGAAGATAAATGGAATTATATCAATCTATGGAATCATCCTGGGATATCGGTAGAGAAGAAACTAAAACTTATGAGGGATGGTGCGGTTGTCTCTAAAGGGACACCTATAGGCAAGTTAATACCCCAACCCCAACGTTTGCGAGCGATCGTATATTTGGGTCATTTCCCGCTATTGAATGAGTTGATTAAGGGTAGAAAGATGAGCATTAAGATGAACAAAGATAGTTTTATGTTTGATGCAGACATAGAGGCAATAAGCCAGACTGGTTCTCTGAGTAAGGTTTATGTTACATTACCTTTTTTCCCTTTGGAGTATATTTATTCAAGGGGTACCAGTTTAATTTTGTGTATGGGGGAGAGAAGAGGTGTAGTTGTACCAGAAAGCTCTGTTCTTATGCAGGATGGGAAGCTGTGGGTTTACAAAGTTGAAGGAGATGAAGTAATAAGACACGAAATAGAAGGCCTTCCTGTTGGCAAAGGGAAGTTTATGGTCACTAATGGACTTAAACCGGGCGAAGTCGTGGTTAAGAACGCTTCAAAGGCCAGGGAGGGAGTGATCAGATTATGGTGA
- a CDS encoding D-isomer specific 2-hydroxyacid dehydrogenase NAD-binding protein (PFAM: D-isomer specific 2-hydroxyacid dehydrogenase, NAD binding domain; D-isomer specific 2-hydroxyacid dehydrogenase, catalytic domain~COGs: COG0111 Phosphoglycerate dehydrogenase and related dehydrogenase~InterPro IPR006139: IPR006140~KEGG: aco:Amico_1412 D-isomer specific 2-hydroxyacid dehydrogenase NAD-binding protein~PFAM: D-isomer specific 2-hydroxyacid dehydrogenase NAD-binding; D-isomer specific 2-hydroxyacid dehydrogenase catalytic region~SPTR: D-isomer specific 2-hydroxyacid dehydrogenase NAD-binding protein): MGSKVLLVGKAFKKLFPEVESVFDGLEVDVCSEEELLNYLPSTEVMVIGPMKVDEALLNKAPNLKFIHQWGVGVEKIDLTACAERGVKVCNVPAKGTGNAEGVGELAIMHMLLLARRWNRTQENLRKKRLYAPRGVALWKKTVTVIGLGNVGQCVIQRVKGFGMNVIGVNRSFRPEFDSLMLDEFCLLKDLHRVLPRSNFIVLALELNKETMNIVDESFFDAVSEGTYLINVARAELVKRSALEKALEGGKLAGIGLDVFWDEPADPEDPLLADPRVLVTPHIGGVTDEAVKGVANFIADNIRRFYGGEELKSLLTRGNEN; the protein is encoded by the coding sequence ATGGGAAGTAAGGTGTTATTGGTAGGCAAGGCTTTCAAGAAGCTTTTTCCAGAAGTGGAGAGTGTTTTTGATGGTCTGGAGGTAGATGTGTGCTCGGAAGAAGAGCTCTTGAATTACCTTCCCTCAACTGAGGTAATGGTGATAGGACCTATGAAAGTCGACGAAGCCCTTTTGAATAAGGCCCCGAATCTCAAATTTATACATCAATGGGGTGTAGGCGTAGAGAAAATAGATCTGACAGCTTGTGCCGAGCGAGGGGTAAAGGTTTGCAATGTTCCGGCCAAAGGCACAGGAAACGCAGAGGGTGTTGGAGAATTGGCGATAATGCACATGCTTCTTTTAGCTCGGAGGTGGAACCGTACCCAGGAGAACTTACGTAAAAAAAGGCTGTATGCCCCTAGAGGTGTGGCCTTGTGGAAAAAGACGGTGACAGTAATAGGACTTGGAAATGTGGGCCAATGTGTCATCCAGAGGGTTAAAGGTTTTGGTATGAATGTAATAGGAGTGAACAGGTCTTTCAGGCCGGAATTCGACTCTTTAATGCTAGACGAGTTCTGCCTGCTGAAGGACTTGCATCGGGTCCTTCCCAGAAGCAATTTTATAGTTTTGGCATTGGAGCTTAATAAGGAAACCATGAACATAGTTGATGAATCATTTTTCGACGCTGTCTCTGAAGGAACTTACCTAATCAATGTGGCGCGGGCGGAACTTGTGAAAAGAAGCGCTTTAGAGAAAGCTCTTGAGGGAGGCAAGCTTGCGGGTATAGGTTTGGATGTCTTTTGGGATGAGCCTGCAGATCCTGAAGACCCTCTGTTAGCCGATCCTAGAGTCTTGGTTACCCCTCATATAGGAGGGGTAACAGATGAAGCCGTGAAGGGAGTTGCCAATTTTATTGCAGATAACATAAGACGTTTCTACGGAGGCGAAGAATTAAAATCTTTACTGACACGTGGTAATGAGAACTGA
- a CDS encoding GTP cyclohydrolase I (PFAM: Uncharacterized ACR, COG1469~TIGRFAM: TIGR00294 family protein~COGs: COG1469 conserved hypothetical protein~InterPro IPR003801~KEGG: aco:Amico_1413 protein of unknown function DUF198~PFAM: protein of unknown function DUF198~PRIAM: GTP cyclohydrolase I~SPTR: Putative uncharacterized protein) codes for MKDVQNEKDTRNIPIDRVGVTSVSYPIVVLDPKENLQHTVANVTMAVSLPRKFRGTHMSRFLEVLNEFKGRVTLESLEQVTVDLKRKLNASGSEVKIEFPYFINRKAPVSGSTSYTRYDVVFWASYDEHFDFTMKVTVPVQTLCPCSKEISEYGAHNQRAKVSIEVRMNKRIWIEELVDVAESCASSPVYTLLKRKDEKFVTEQAYSNPRFVEDVVRDVALKLDQDDRVDWFSVSVVSQESIHNHDAFASLVRDKRS; via the coding sequence ATGAAGGACGTTCAGAACGAAAAAGATACTCGCAATATCCCAATAGATAGGGTAGGAGTTACTTCCGTCTCCTATCCCATCGTCGTTTTGGACCCTAAGGAGAACCTGCAACACACGGTCGCTAACGTCACCATGGCGGTGTCGTTACCCCGTAAATTCAGGGGCACTCATATGAGCAGGTTCCTTGAGGTCCTCAACGAATTCAAGGGAAGGGTAACTCTTGAGAGCCTTGAGCAGGTTACCGTCGACTTAAAAAGAAAATTGAATGCAAGTGGATCAGAGGTGAAAATAGAATTCCCCTATTTTATAAACAGAAAGGCTCCCGTTAGCGGATCCACTAGTTACACAAGGTACGATGTGGTTTTCTGGGCCTCCTACGATGAACATTTTGATTTTACGATGAAAGTCACAGTCCCAGTTCAGACCCTATGTCCTTGCTCGAAAGAGATATCCGAGTATGGTGCTCACAACCAGAGGGCAAAAGTTTCCATTGAGGTGAGAATGAACAAACGCATTTGGATAGAGGAGTTAGTGGATGTAGCAGAGAGTTGCGCCTCCTCCCCAGTCTATACCCTGCTTAAAAGAAAAGATGAAAAATTTGTAACGGAGCAGGCATATTCCAATCCTAGATTCGTAGAAGATGTAGTCAGAGACGTGGCCCTAAAATTAGATCAGGATGACAGAGTGGATTGGTTCTCCGTTTCAGTAGTAAGTCAGGAGAGCATCCACAATCATGATGCCTTTGCGAGTCTAGTAAGGGATAAGAGGAGTTGA
- a CDS encoding 6-pyruvoyl tetrahydropterin synthase and hypothetical protein (PFAM: 6-pyruvoyl tetrahydropterin synthase~TIGRFAM: queuosine biosynthesis protein QueD; 6-pyruvoyl tetrahydropterin synthase/QueD family protein~COGs: COG0720 6-pyruvoyl-tetrahydropterin synthase~InterPro IPR007115~KEGG: kol:Kole_1946 6-pyruvoyl tetrahydropterin synthase and hypothetical protein~PFAM: 6-pyruvoyl tetrahydropterin synthase and hypothetical protein~SPTR: Putative 6-pyruvoyl tetrahydrobiopterin synthase), with the protein MTVMYVKKEFTFDAAHYLGKYHGKCERLHGHTYRLAVTVKGEPDSEGMVMDFLELKAIVQEKVLSALDHSCLNDLVAQPTTENMVLWIKEKLEPEFKGKSCSLAEIELWESPGSSVILRLEKI; encoded by the coding sequence TTGACAGTTATGTACGTTAAGAAAGAATTTACTTTTGATGCAGCTCATTATCTAGGGAAATATCACGGAAAATGCGAACGCCTTCATGGGCATACATACAGGCTGGCAGTCACTGTAAAGGGAGAACCCGACAGTGAAGGTATGGTGATGGATTTCTTGGAGCTCAAGGCAATCGTGCAGGAAAAAGTATTGTCAGCCCTTGACCATTCTTGCTTGAACGATCTGGTAGCCCAACCGACGACGGAGAACATGGTTTTATGGATAAAGGAAAAGTTGGAACCTGAATTTAAAGGGAAGAGCTGCTCCCTTGCCGAAATAGAGCTTTGGGAGAGTCCGGGCAGTTCCGTTATATTGAGGCTGGAGAAGATTTGA